The Candidatus Bathyarchaeia archaeon DNA window ACTGCGGCTGGGTGCATCATCATGAATAGGTCTACTCCCGCCAGTAGCAGCGTCAAAGCCGTAACAACCTCCCATAGGGGTCCTCGGAGCTCACGGGGCTCCCATTCTGGAGCCATTTTCATCCAGGCTTCGCGGGCTGCCCAAGCGTTTGTTGTTCCAGAGGACATGGGATGCGCCAGTTCAGGGTCGCCCATCAAAGCCGCCAAGCGGGCGCGCTCCATGTTTGTGAAGGCGTAATCTAAACCATAGCCAAGAGCAGCCGTCGTCAAGTCCATTACAATATCTTCTTTTGGCAGGAAATCGTATAAGCGACGGTTCAGCTCTCTGGCAAGGTTTAAGTCCATGGGTGTGAAAGCCAAAGCCACATGCCCATTCTTCTTGATAAATTTGGCGCACCGCTCCACATCCATATCCCGAGTGATGGAGCTTATTAGGAAGCGTTCGCCAGCAAAGGTTTCGCAGATTTCCTGAAAAACCTCCGTGTCCTTGGCTGGATCACCGCAACCTCCAATGATTAGCGGCACGTCCACGGCTTGGGCGACAGCCTCAACGGTTTTAACAGCCTCCTTCGGCGAGGCATTCTTGACAAGAGGGTCAATACTAATGAGGTGAACTGTTACGAGATCTGCGCCGAACTTGTCCACAGCCAGTTTAGCCCAAGCCGCCGGGTCGCCCATAACATCTTTAACATGCATTTTCACGGCTTTGGCTAAGGGCACTTCCATATCGAAAACGTCTAGCGATATGACAGGCGGATGAGGTGTGGGTCTTTCAAAAGTGTAAAAGGCGGGGGTTGTTTCGCCGCCGATGATCACGGTTTTGCCACGGGTGCCTCCCTCGCCCCTTGTGGCGCCAAGTTTAACCTCGACAACTTTGCCCGGATATGTTTCGACTGGCGGAATGAACTCCGCTTCCAGTATCTGTGTTGGTTTAGCCTTAACCGGTGGCACAACAGCCTTGGGCGGCATCGTTGGAGCCGCTATGGCGCCGGGTTGAAGCCAAATCTCTAGCTCGCCAGCCTCCAACTCGAAGTCTTCAAGCTCAACCTCCTGCAGTTTAGCGAGAAGCTCCAGAAGCCGTGAGTTAAGCTTTAATCCTACAACAGCCTCGTCTTTTTTCTCCCCTTTTTCAGCCAAGATTCTTCACCCTTCACTTTTTCTCGGGTTTTTCGCTTTTCACCGTCCGGATGATGACGCGTTTCGCATAGATTTTCGCGTCCTTCAGGATTATCCGGTATCCGCCAGCTGTTATGGGCAAAGTTGCCGCCGTAATAATCGGTGCCGCGGCTGGTGCAGCTTCCTCTCGCACTTCGGCCTCCGCTGTAACTGCTTCTGGAACCACAACAGCTTCCTCTTTCCAACGCTGAACAACCGGGTGGCCGCGAGCCTTCAAGAAGGCCTTTAACTCCTCAATGGTTTTTGCGTCCTCTTCGGTGGCGATTTTGTCCACAAGCTCGGGTGGAATGAAGTTTTTGACACGTTCCTTCACTTCTTTCGGCATCCATACAACGCGGCTGTAGCCACCGTCAGCCTGCAGGAATTTAGGCGAACGCATGTACTCGATGGATATGCCGTGGAAACCATCCACCTGTCGGCCGCCAGCCGTCGAATCTGCGAGAGTTGAGAAGGCTAGCCCGTTCACGGTTACATCCTTGTAGCCTCTGTGAACTATGCCGAAGCCGTCCACTTCGGGGATGTAAAAGGCGACGCCCTCAAAGCAGCCACATGACGTGTGGGGATAGCCGAAGGCCGTGTAGAGCCAAACTCTTGTTATCTCGCCTAGAGTTCTCTTTTTGACGGCTTCATTTACGCCTGAATACTCGCCTCTAACGGGGTCTAAAAGTTCGCCTTTCTCGATTTCGAATATGGGGCCTTTCGGATCTATGTTGGCTGAGGCCCTCGCGTCAAACCAGCTTATGGCGCCGCAGTTAGAATACCGCTGGGGCGTTATGACACAGCAGTGGGTTGGCGCAAAGGATTGGCAGAGAACACATCCATAGAACTTGTCCACTTCCTCGTCTTTGAGGCCTCTGGCCCTCGCGTCCCGCGCCTCATAAATTTGTAGGGCTTGAGGGTAAAGCTCCTTAACTTTTTCAGCATCAGTTATGAAGGTTATCTGCATTTTCTCAATGATGGGCAATTCGCTCTTGAACAGCCTATGCAAAACCTTTCCGATATAGTGGAAGGAGTTTAAGCCCTTCTGGAAAGACTTTTTGCTGAGCCTTAGCCAGATGTCGTAGCGCTGGTTTAGGTGCATGAAGCCCTCAATGTAGTTGCAGTAGGCGTGGATTCGCCTTTCAATAACGCCCTCCAGCTCCGGCTCAAGCTTGGCGCCCGCCACCTCGATGATTATTCCGAAGGGGTAGGATTTACCTTCCTCCATGTCCTTGATGTCCGGGCCAATAATGATTATTTTTCCATCCTCAACCTCTTCGGGCTTCTTGACTCTGGCCAGCTCAAACTTTTCTTTGACGTCTGGTCCGCCGAGCTCCACGTACATGTCTTTTCTGCGGATGCGTTCGCCCTCGTAGATTACGCCCACATCGACGGGTATATCTTGAAACATGCTCATTTTCTATTCCGCCTCCTTTCAAACTTTTTCCAATATGACTTTGAGGTTTTTCACCCACTCTTCGTGGGAGAGATTTGGGAAAGACCAGCTTGCATGGGGATGATAAACGTTATCCAGTGAAATCGTCTTTAAGTGCTTGGCAAAATGCTTTAACCCCGACAAAATCGTCCACTCCATGTAATAGTAGAATCCCACAAACAAGGCTAGGTCATGCTGCCCCTTCTCATCCACACCGCTCCAAGAAGGATCTACAAGCCTATTGCCTATGTCAACGGCCGGCATGAACGCGGCTGGCTTAAAGCCCCTCTTTGTAAACTCACCTATCATGTGGGCTGTCGCCACAACCGGTATACCGGTTTTCTTCGCAAAGTCTATAATGAAGTCTATGAGCTTTCCACCATCGAAATCCACCTCAGCGGCTTTATGGCCAACCACTAGGACTGGACGCTGCGCCCGCTTAATCATGGCGACGACAACTTCAGGCTTCGTTATGACTAAGGCCTTTTTAGGTCCAGGTATTTCCGCTGTCTGCCAGGGTTCAGCCGCCATACGCGTTCCTCCTACTCCTTCTTCTTCCTTATAAGTCTAGGCAGAAGCGTCGGGTCGGGAATCACCGTTTCCTTCCAGCCCTTCTCCTCGAGGATCTTTATTATTTCATCCTTCATCGTGACAGGGATATCGGCAAGGGTTCGCACGAAGCGGTGTATGTCTTCGGGCATTGTTCCATAAAGGCGCTTATGCAGGTCAATGTAGTGGGTTAATTTTATGGCGCGTCCTTTTGTCGTGTCGTTAGGGCGCATGCAGAGCTTAGCAATCATAACCATGGCTTCCTCCTTGGTTTCAGCCGCGTAGAACAGGTGCTCCGGTGCTGGCCCTACATACACTTTTTCACCTGTCCTCGCATCGTAAACATACCAGTCTTCTTCGCGGTCAGCCCTTCCCAGAAG harbors:
- the cdhC gene encoding CO dehydrogenase/CO-methylating acetyl-CoA synthase complex subunit beta — protein: MFQDIPVDVGVIYEGERIRRKDMYVELGGPDVKEKFELARVKKPEEVEDGKIIIIGPDIKDMEEGKSYPFGIIIEVAGAKLEPELEGVIERRIHAYCNYIEGFMHLNQRYDIWLRLSKKSFQKGLNSFHYIGKVLHRLFKSELPIIEKMQITFITDAEKVKELYPQALQIYEARDARARGLKDEEVDKFYGCVLCQSFAPTHCCVITPQRYSNCGAISWFDARASANIDPKGPIFEIEKGELLDPVRGEYSGVNEAVKKRTLGEITRVWLYTAFGYPHTSCGCFEGVAFYIPEVDGFGIVHRGYKDVTVNGLAFSTLADSTAGGRQVDGFHGISIEYMRSPKFLQADGGYSRVVWMPKEVKERVKNFIPPELVDKIATEEDAKTIEELKAFLKARGHPVVQRWKEEAVVVPEAVTAEAEVREEAAPAAAPIITAATLPITAGGYRIILKDAKIYAKRVIIRTVKSEKPEKK
- the cdhB gene encoding CO dehydrogenase/acetyl-CoA synthase complex subunit epsilon — translated: MAAEPWQTAEIPGPKKALVITKPEVVVAMIKRAQRPVLVVGHKAAEVDFDGGKLIDFIIDFAKKTGIPVVATAHMIGEFTKRGFKPAAFMPAVDIGNRLVDPSWSGVDEKGQHDLALFVGFYYYMEWTILSGLKHFAKHLKTISLDNVYHPHASWSFPNLSHEEWVKNLKVILEKV
- the cdhD gene encoding CO dehydrogenase/acetyl-CoA synthase subunit delta; protein product: MAEKGEKKDEAVVGLKLNSRLLELLAKLQEVELEDFELEAGELEIWLQPGAIAAPTMPPKAVVPPVKAKPTQILEAEFIPPVETYPGKVVEVKLGATRGEGGTRGKTVIIGGETTPAFYTFERPTPHPPVISLDVFDMEVPLAKAVKMHVKDVMGDPAAWAKLAVDKFGADLVTVHLISIDPLVKNASPKEAVKTVEAVAQAVDVPLIIGGCGDPAKDTEVFQEICETFAGERFLISSITRDMDVERCAKFIKKNGHVALAFTPMDLNLARELNRRLYDFLPKEDIVMDLTTAALGYGLDYAFTNMERARLAALMGDPELAHPMSSGTTNAWAAREAWMKMAPEWEPRELRGPLWEVVTALTLLLAGVDLFMMMHPAAVKTVKDVISQLMGGKAGNAERFVEWVTAKV